The following are encoded in a window of Gymnogyps californianus isolate 813 chromosome 21, ASM1813914v2, whole genome shotgun sequence genomic DNA:
- the LACTBL1 gene encoding putative beta-lactamase-like 1 has translation MRRDFRAAMDGLQLRQASSSRSLLKVIVMEVKWIHMLVIFFFLLSVAMTGCFLWQYSLPKVEPSPSVMEVRSAAVYMCPRYPEPVPLDHPIPILKNALEKVDMMLRQKIHSSGLPAMSAIVIYNDTVLWTGNFGKKNGSDPSSVVPNEYTIYRIASVSKIFPTIMLYKMWEEGKVTSLDDPLERYAQNFVIKNPLGRLKESEQRYTADGLIFLEKGSMPLKPSPVTLRRMASQLSGLPRRLRSTSLLWKGNTQDALALLKDDVLVADPGTRCHYSNLAFSLMAHVLADHAAEGQYQRWISENILDRLGMEDTGFDITPPIRSQMAVGFYGSRQPAPLYDLGWYRPSGQMYSTAADLAKLAMVFLGTYHRRLLEPDTVKTMLTPLFKCSTEYFANKTGTPWEINEQLGYDVIRKDGDLDGYSATFSLIPKLRLSFIVLMAGPRPQGGDIVAQTYEYLIPAMETAFREAEKSLIPPPSPGPYVGYYTYSNLTFYEIKVGPGGVLVMQQFGPHVEELIPEKYRTIKLHHLEDRVFQVVFDKEFPCVLHLGSASISLETQNGQLFNFYPFDRKGLSPGFDAPGLNTYNVVRVLRKPVFYS, from the exons ATGAGAAGAGACTTCCGAGCAGCCATGGATGGGTTACAGCTGCGG CAGGCATCCAGCAGCCGGAGCCTCCTCAAGGTCATTGTTATGGAGGTGAAGTGGATTCACATGTTGgtcatcttcttcttcctgttgTCTGTTGCAATGACAGGCTGCTTTCTGTGGCAGTACAGCCTCCCCAAGGTGGAGCCCA gCCCATCTGTGATGGAAGTGAGATCAGCAGCTGTGTATATGTGCCCCCGCTATCCTGAACCAGTACCACTGGACCACCCAATCCCCATTCTGAAGAACGCGTTGGAGAAG GTAGATATGATGCTGCGCCAAAAGATTCATAGCTCTGGTCTCCCTGCCATGTCTGCCATTGTTATCTACAACGACACTGTGCTCTGGACAGGCAACTTCGGAAAGAAGAATGGTTCGGACCCCTCCTCAGTGGTGCCCAATGAGTACACTATTTACAG AATTGCCAGTGTCTCCAAGATCTTTCCCACCATTATGTTGTACAAGatgtgggaggaaggaaaagtcACCTCTCTTGATGACCCATTGGAACGCTATGCCCAGAACTTTGTTATTAAGAACCCTCTGGGAAGGCTCAAGGAATCAGAACAGAGATACACAGCAGATGGGctgatttttttggaaaaaggcTCAATGCCACTTAAGCCATCACCTGTTACCTTGCGCAGAATGGCCAGCCAGCTCTCAG GTCTGCCCAGGAGGCTGCGATCTACCAGCCTGCTGTGGAAGGGCAATACGCAAGACGCTCTAGCTCTCCTGAAAGATGATGTCTTGGTCGCTGATCCTGGAACCAG atgCCACTACAGCAATTTGGCCTTCTCACTGATGGCACACGTGCTGGCTGACCATGCAGCTGAGGGGCAATACCAGCGCTGGATCTCAGAGAACATCCTGGACCGCTTGGGCATGGAGGACACTGGCTTCGACATCACGCCACCGATCCGCTCCCAGATGGCTGTGGGTTTCTATGGCAGCCGGCAGCCAGCCCCTCTCTATGACCTCGGCTGGTACAGGCCTTCTGGCCAGATGTACTCCACAGCTGCTGACCTTGCCAAGCTGGCAATGGTCTTCTTAGGCACCTACCACCGTCGTCTCCTAGAGCCTGACACAGTGAAGACGATGCTGACCCCTCTGTTTAAGTGCTCCACTGAATACTTTGCTAACAAGACCGGCACACCCTGGGAGATTAACGAGCAATTGGGATATGATGTCATTAGGAAGGACGGAGACCTCGACGGTTATTCAGCTACCTTCTCCCTTATCCCCAAGCTCCGCCTGAGCTTCATTGTGCTGATGGCAGGGCCCAGGCCTCAGGGTGGAGATATTGTGGCTCAGACGTATGAGTATCTCATTCCTGCCATGGAGACAGCAttcagagaggcagagaaaagcttGATTCCTCCTCCAAGTCCAGGCCCTTATGTTGGCTACTATACGTATTCCAACTTGACTTTCTATGAGATCAAAGTTGGACCTGGTGGGGTGCTGGTCATGCAGCAGTTTGGGCCTCATGTGGAAGAGCTGATTCCTGAAAAGTACCGGACAATCAAGCTCCACCACCTGGAAGATCGTGTTTTCCAAGTTGTTTTTGACAAGGAGTTCCCATGTGTTCTGCACCTGGGCTCTGCCTCCATCTCACTGGAGACCCAAAATGGGCAGCTCTTTAACTTTTACCCATTCGATCGCAAGGGTTTGTCTCCTGGCTTTGATGCACCAGGGCTGAACACATACAATGTGGTGCGTGTACTTCGTAAACCTGTATTCTATAGCTAA